Genomic window (Sediminispirochaeta smaragdinae DSM 11293):
ATTTTCCGCCCCGGTTTCTCGGGTTTTGACGGGAAGCAAATGAAGCAGCTTGCGGCCATCGCGCCGGGGAGCACCCTCAACATCATCCATGAAAGCAGGGTGGTCAAAAAACTGCGGCTGCACATGCCGCCGCGGATCTACAATTTCGACACCATCAGTTGTAGTAATACGGCATGTATCAGCCACCCCTCAAACGGTGAGTCGGTCCCTGCCGAGTTTTTCCGGGTTGCAGGAGATATTTTCGTATGCAAATATTGCGAGAAGCCACACACCTTCAAGGAGATCTGGAAATGAACAGCAGGCATAAAGCACATGAATATGCGGTTGCTCTCGCAGAGGCAAGCCTTACCATAGGGGCAATCCGCCTGAGCCCCGAGAAACCCTTTCTCTGGGCGTCCGGCTATCATATGCCGATTTATAATGATAACCGAATGCTGCTTTCTTCTTGGGAATCCCGAAACCTGGTGGCATCTGCCTTTCGTCTCATGCTCGAAGAGGAAGACGGCTTCGACATCATCGCCGGTACAGCTACCGCAGGAATCCCCCATGCAACTACGCTGGCCGATCTGCTCAGGCTTCCTCTGGTCTATGTCCGTTCTTCATCCAAGGGCCACGGCATGGGCAACCGGATAGAAGGGATTGCATCCCCGGATGATCTTGCGGCCAAGCGCCTCGTTTTGGTAGAGGACCTTATATCCACCGGCGGCAGCAGTATTGCCGCCCTTAATGCCCTTCGGGAATGCGGGGCCGAGGTACCCCTCTGCCTCGCCATCTTTTCCTACGGCCTGGATAAGGCGGCCGATGCCTTCTCGACCTTAGATCCGGCATGCCGCTGCCATCCCATTCTTGATTACAACACGCTTATCGACGTGGCCCGCCGCCGTGGTGATATTGATTCGGAAGAAGAGAAGCAACTTCGCAGCTGGAGAAGCGATCCCTTTGGATGGGGAGAAAAAAACGGTTTCCCGCCGAAAAAAGGAGAGTGAGATGTATATAGAGTCATTGCGTACAAGTGCGCAGAAACAGGGCAATATCGTCTGTCTCGGATTGGATCCGCTGCCCGAGCACTTTCCCTTTGAAGAGCTTCCTCCGGCCCAACGGGTGATAAAGACCTTCGAAACCCTTTTTGACCGTATGATCACCCGTTCGCTCTATCCCGCTGCCTTTAAGCCGAATATCGGTTATTATCATCGGCTGGATCGGCCTCGTGAGGGAAATTTTTCGGGAAGTAAGACCCTTGCACAGGTCTTGACGATGATCGAGGAAGCCTTTCCCGGTGTTCCCGTCATCCTCGACGCAAAGCGGGGAGACATTGCAAGCAGCAGTGCGAACTATGCCCAGGAGGCCTTTGCCTGCTGGAAGGCCGATGCTGTGACAGTAGCCCCCTACATGGGCAGTGATTCCACCGGTCCCTTTGTCTCCTGGTGCGAAAAGGGAAAGGGGGTCTATATCCTGAACCGTACCAGTAATCCCAGTGGCGCGGAGCTCCAGAACTTGGAACTTCGTGACGATGCGGGAGGACTTGCTCCGCTCTACATGACGGTAGCCCGGGCCATAGCCGAGAGCGCCGCTCGCTTTCCCGGCTGCGGGGCTGTGGTCGGGGCTACCAATCCCCAGGAGCTTGGCCGTCTCTCCGCTTTTTACGCATCGAAGCAGGTTCCTCTCCTTATTCCCGGTGTCGGCGGCCAGGGGGGCAGTGCCGGGGTGACGGTCCGCACGCTTTCGCAAAGCGGCTATCCCATCGATCTTGCACGAATAAACTCATCCAGCGGTATCACCCATCCCTGGGTGAAGCAGAAACTTGCTCCTCCCCCGGATTGGGATAGGCTTTCCACCGATGCCCTTGCCCGGCTCATTGAGGAGATCAGCCGTGAGTTCTGAGAAAGATCGCTTCGGCCTTTCCTGGCCGAAAGATGCCGGCAGCAGGCGGGAGGCGCTTCGAAGTCGGCTCGGTTGCGGCGAAGGGCGTTTCGGTGGTTTTGCCACGGTAAGCGGTATCCTCTCAACCCGCCCTGAGATGATTCGGGAACTCGATCGCCGTATCCCCGGTTTGGTGATGATTACCACCAAGAGCTACCAGCTTGTCCCGAATCCGGGGAACCGGGAGCCTATCATCGTCGAGACCTCCGCAGGCTCTTTTGGAAACGCCGTAGGTCTGCGCAATCCCGGGATGGAAAAGGCTCTCGAAGAACTGATTCGCCTCAGAAGTTCCTGGAAGATGCGTGCGCTGCTGAACGTAAGCCTCTCCGGCAGCAGCCCGGAGGAGTTCGTTCGTCTTGCCGAGGGCTTTTCCCCTGTTGCGGACACCCTTGAACTCAACTTTTCCTGTCCCCATGCTGCGCCGGGCTACGGCATGAGTATCGGGGTCGATCCTGAGCTTGTGGAGCGTTACGTCAAGGCAATCCGTGAGGTGACGGACCTTCCGCTTCTTCCAAAGCTCACGCCCAACACCGAGGATATCGGGGCTGTGGCTGAAGCGGCAATGAGGGCGGGGGCCGACGGCCTTGTTGCGGTCAACACCTTCGGACCCGAGCTCTACATCGAAAAACACTCCGGTAAGCCGATACTGATGAACATCCACGGAGGAAAGGGCGGAAAGTCAGGACGTTGGATTCACCGCGAGGCCGTGGAAAAGGTTCGGAGCATCAGAGAGCAGGTCGGGGCAGATCCCCTTATCATCGGTATGGGCGGGGTCGAAGATGCGACGGGCGTGATCGCCATGCGGGAGGCCGGGGCCGATGTCGTTGGCATCGGCAGCGCCTTTGCCATGGTGAGGCCTGAAGATTGGGAGGGATGGTTCGAGGAACTTGCCCCCTCGGATGGGGCAGAAAAAAACGGACGTACGGCTGTTCCAAGGATAGAAAAGCCTCAGATGGTCTATCGTCCCTATCGGATACGCTCGGCGCGGTCGGGAATCGGGGGCTTGCGTCGAATCACCCTCGACGGAAGGGTTCCCTTTGAGGCCGGGCAGTTTGTGTTCCTCTGGATTCCCGGAGTAGGGGAGAAGCCCTTTTCCGTCGCCCTTTCCGATCCTCTCACCTTTTTGGTTCGTGAGCGGGGCGAGATGACCCGTGCTCTCTGTGCCCTGGAAGCGGGGGATACCCTGTACATGCGGGGAATGTACGGCAGCGGCGCAAGGCTTCCTGCTACCCGGCGGGCCTGGATCCTTGCCGGGGGAACGGGACTTGCCGTGGTTCCCACCCTTGCCTCTGCCCTATCCGGCAGGGGAAGCAAGCTTTCGATTTTCATGGCCCTTTCCGATCGGGAAGCGGCGGCAGGGACGATGCGTGATGCCGACACCCTCTTTTCCAAAGAACTTTCCGCTTTGGGATCATACCAGGTGGTTCAGGACGATGGGGTGATCGGCAGGGCTGTCAAGGTTTTCGCCGGCGAGCTTGCTGCAGAGGGATCGGCGGCGGAGAGTGCCCTTTATGTTATCGGCCCGGCCCCCTTCATGGAGGCCGCAGCAGCAACAGGCCGGGCCGCCGGGATTCCTGCGGATCGAATCAGCCTCAGCATAGAGACATCCACCCGTTGCGGTGTGGGGCTCTGTGGCGAATGTGTCTGTGCCGGAAAGCTCACCTGCAGAGAGGGAACCTTTTTCACCCTTACCGAGCTTGAGGTGCGGGGCGTAAAGCCGGGAGATTTTTCCGATGATCATTGATCCTCATGTTCACCTTCGCGACTGGGAACAGATAGACAAGGAAAGCCTGTACCACGGCATGGAGAGTGCCATGCTCTGCGGGGTCTCTGCCCTTTTCGATATGCCCAACTGTCAGCCGCCTTTAATCGACGAGTATCATATCCGCAGGCGACTTTCCGATGCCGCAGGGGCCGCAGAGATGCTCTCTGCACGTACCGGAAAATCCGCGCCCTTTTATGCCCTTTACGGGGGGCTTACTTCTGACGGAGACCAGGTTGCCGAGATGGTAGCCCTCTGGCGGGAACTTTTCCCCCGGCTCATCGGTATGAAGCTTTTTGCCGGTCGATCAACCGGCTCTCTGGCCGTTGTTGAAAAAGAACGGCAAGAAGCGATTTGGAAACGTCTTGCCCGGGAATCATATAAGGGCCTTGTAGCGGTCCATTGCGAAAAGGAGGGGCTCTTTTCCCCTGAGCTTTGGGACCCTGCGAAGCCTTCCACCCACTCCCTGGCCCGTCCTGAGGAGGCGGAAGTTGCTTCGGTCGCCGATCAGATAGCATCCGCACGACTGGCCGGCTTTTCCGGAACACTTCATATTTGCCATATCTCCTCACCTGAGGCCCTTCACCTGGTTGAAGAGGCAAGGAAGGCCTCGGCTGCCGGCGAGCTTTCCTTTCGCATCACATGTGGGGCGACCCCTCACCATCTGCTTCTGGACAGCTCACTGGTTCCGGAGGGAGAAGAGGGGCTGCTTTTTAAGGTCAATCCCCCCTTACGCTCTCCCGAGAGCAGGAGCGTGCTTTGGAATGCTCTTGTGAACGGACGAATCGATTGGATCGAGAGCGATCATGCACCCCACCGTATCGATGATAAGCGGAAGGGCTTTGCTTCCGGCCTTCCATCCTTGGTTGCCTGGCCCCTCCTCATAAGGGAGATGCGGCGAGTCGGTACGACAGAGGAGAAGATCGAGATGCTCACCGCCGGGAATGCTATCCGCTGTTTCGGCCTTGAGTCCGGGGAGTTGTCCGACTATTCAAAGGAAAGCGCAGGACCGGATGATGCAGCCATTCACGCCCTTTGTGGACGTTATGAGGCAAATGCTTGGAGTAGATACTTGACCTTCTGATCTACTCCGGTGCAAAGTGGGCGGATATGGACAGATCAAAAATGATGGGCACGGGGAGTATACCTCGCCTCTTGCTCAACTTCTCACTGCCTGCCATCGCCGGCATGATGGTACAGGCTACCTATAACATCGTAGACAGAATCTACATCGGAAACGGGATTGGCCCCATGGGAATTGCCGGTGCCACCGTGGGTTTTCCCGTTATGCTCGTTATTATGGCCTTTGGTATGTTGATCGGAATCGGTGGAGCGTCGGCACTCTCTATCGCCCTGGGGAAAAATGACCGGGAGTTTGCCCGCAAGATACTGGGGAACTCCTTTACACTGCTGATCATTGTCTCTCTTCTGCTTATGGTCCTTGGGTTGATCTTTCTTGATCCCATGTTGAAGCTTTTCGGGGCCAGTGAACAATCGCTTCCCTATGCCAGGGATTATCTGAGCGTTATCCTGCTCGGTGTCCTGGTCAATCAGATTGGATTCGGTCTCAATAACTTTATTCGAGGCGAAGGAAATCCTCGGGCGGCCATGATCACCATGCTGATTGGGGCGGGAATCAACATCATCCTTGATCCTGTTTTTATCTTTGTGCTCGATATGGGGATTCGCGGAGCAGCCATAGCAACGGTTATCAGCCAGTTTGTCAGCAGCCTTTGGGTCCTCAGCTACTTCTTCGGTCCGAAAAGTGTTCTCTCCATCACCCTTGCCGGGATGCGTTTGGATCGGACCACCGTGTTGCGAATATTTGGACTCGGCAGTGCCCCCTTTGTTATGCAGCTGACCTCCAGCGTGTTTAACATGATTCTCAACAACCAACTGCAACGATACGGTGGTGATCTTGCGATTAGCAGCATGGGGATCATCTATTCCATACTCATGTTCATTATGATGCCTATTTTCGGCCTGAACCAGGGAGCCCAGCCTCTGATCGGCTACAACTACGGAGCACGTTCCTTCGCCCGCGTACGGCATACCATTTGGCTTGCCATCTTTGCCGCCACGGCAATTACCAGCCTCGGCTTCTGCCTTGCCCAGCTTTTTCCCTCAAAGCTGATCGCTTTCTTTGCTCCGGGGAACGATAACCTTCTTGCCATGGCCGTTCCTGCCATTAGGAAATTCTTTCTGATGTTGCCGTTAGTGGGGTTTCAAGTGGTTTCCTCCAACTATTTTCAAGCCACCGGCCAGCCTCAGAAGGCTATGATTCTTTCCATGAGTCGTCAGGTGCTGTTCCTCATTCCGCTTATTGTTTTTTTGCCCTCGTTTCTCGGATTGAACGGAATTTGGTTTGCGCCCCCTATTTCCGATTTTCTTGCCGCGATGGTCACCGGATTTTTCTTTTTGCGAGATCTTGCACTGTTAAAAAAAGAACCGCTTTTCACCGAGGCGCAAAACGGGTAGAATAGCGTGCGACTGGACTTTACGATTCTGACCAGAAGGGGAGGGGCTTGTAATGCAAAATGTGGTGATTGTTGGAACCGTGGCCGACAATCCTGTTGTGGAAGATGTAGCCCATCATCTCCAGCAGCACGAGGATTACTCCGATCTTATTAGTCTGAAAAGTTTTGTGAACACCGAATTTTGTCCCCGTTTCATCATTTCCGACAGATCCAACGACCAGCCCGGCAGGCAGCTCGAAGGGAAGGCCGTTGTGATCATCAGCACCAATTACGGGAGCAGCAGCCGGGATGAGCTTGCGATGCGTACGCTCCTTATTGCAAGGGCTGCGCGGGACAACGGGGCCGATAAGGTGATTCTTCTCGAACCCGATCTGTTTTACAGCGCTCAGGACAGGGGGCCGAGACGCGAGCACGGTTATACCGCCTTCGTGAGAAACGAAGAGGATTATCAGAAATTCGACGGCCAGCCCTTTTCCGCCCGCCTCTATGCCGATCTGCTCAAGGCGGCGGGGGTCGATGAAATCGTGACCGTGCACAACCATTCTGTTTCCGTTCAGGCTATTTTCATGGACCGTTTTGAGGGGCGCTTTCATAATCTTCTTCCCGATGATCTCTATGCGGACTACATCAGCGATTCCGATGTTGTTTCACAGAAGGGAATGGTACTCTGTGCTCCCGACAAGGGCGCACTTGATTTCGTGCGACGTGTGAAAAAGTCCGTCGGAAGAGATGATGTTCCCCTTGTCTTTCTTGACAAGTGCCGTAAAGACGAACGATGTGTGGAGATCGATCTGTCGCCCGAATCCGAGATCGCGCTTTCCGATCTTGCCGGAAGGGATATCGTCATTATCGACGACATGGTCCGAACGGGAAATACCATCATCGAGGCGTGTCGTCTTCTCAAGAGCGCCGGTCCGAATCGTATCGTCTTTTTCGTAACCCACTTCTATTCGAGCCGGGAGTGCAGAAGCAATCTCAACGATTCCGTTCTCGATGAGATTGTTACCACCAGTACCATCCCCGAGATTTTGAATCGGGATGTACAGGGACGTTTGCGACATAAGATGGTTGTCCTCCAGCTTTCCCGCTGGATAAGTAACTACCTTTTGCGGATCATTCAGCCCGATTCGACTCCTCTTCCGCCCCCCTTCTACAACGAGGATATGTCCAGCAAGAACCCCCGTTGGAAGGGACATATGGGCCCACTTTTTTCTGTAAGATAGGATAATACTCTATGGCAAAACAGGTACCCGACACCTTCCGTGTGGCAATCATTTGTGGAAAACTGGGTGATGTTGACGGTGTTTCTCTCGAGGTCGACAAGTGGATTGACGTCCTTCTCGCCCAGGGGCATGAGATCTATACCTTTGCGGGCTTCTACCCGAAACCCCTCTCCTCGATACCCGAGGAAAGGCAGTTTGTTGTTTCCGATCTCCGTTTCGGTAGTGAGGATCAACTCGAGTATGAGAATTGGTTTTTCCCCCATCTTCGCAGCGGCCCTTTTCGGCTTTCCGACGACCGTAAGGAGCGTTTGCTTGAGAAGCTTGAGGATCAGGGGAATAGGCTGGCAAACGAGCTCTTCGGTATGATTCAGCGCTATGGTATCGATGTGATCATCGCACAGAATACAAATGCCATGCCGATGGCACTGCTTGCGGGTATGGCGGTATACAAGCTTTCGACGGAGCGGCGGGTCGCCACCATTTTCCATCACCACGATTTCTGGTGGGAACGGAGTCGTTTCAGCCACAATCATATCGAAGAACTCCTCGGCATGATCATGCCCCCCGCCGAACCGGGGCTCGAACATGTGGTTCTTTCAAGTTATGCCGAACATATCCTGCGCTCCTTTAAGCGGGTTCATCCCCGGGTGATTCCCAATTGTGAGGATTTTGAGCATCCACCGAAAAAGGATGATTATAACGGCCATTTTCGCGCCGAACTTGGTTTTTCCGATGATGATATCCTCATTATCCAGCCGACGCGAATCGTCAGAAGAAAGCGGATCGAGGACTCGGTGGAACTGGTTGGGCGCTTCCTGCTCCGTTATCCGGAGCTGGCCTCCAGGGTGCGTTTCGTCATCAGCCTGTACCAGGGAGATGAACCCGATCAGGACTACATCGGTCAGATCCGTTCCATGTGTAAGGATCGAAAGATTGATTTACGGCTCATCAGCGACAGGGTCGCCGCTCAGCGAGGAAATGATGAACAGGGGCGGATGATGTTTACAAATCGGGATGTGCTGGTCAATGCCGATCTGGTCACCTATCTCCCCGTCTGGGAAGGGTTCGGCAATGCACTTCTGGAAGCGGTTGCAGCAAAGGTGCCGATCGTGACGACAACCTACCTGGTCTATAAAACCGATATAAAGATTGCCGGTTTCGATAATATCGAAATACGTGATATCTACGACGAAGAAAACCGCCTCATTATCCCCGATTCTGCGGTAGAAGAGATGCATCGGCTTCTGCAGGATGGTGAACGAAGAGCGCGAATGGTTGAGCACAACTTTGAGGTGGGTGCCCGTGAGTTCGGGCTTGCAAGCCTCCGGCGTCTTCTCAGGGAAACCTTTGACGACTACGGCGATGAGATTCGTGCAAGCCGAAAAAGGATCGAGAAGAGCCGAAGGGAATATCCGGTATAGCCGTAAGCAGCGAGATCTTTCCTCACAAGCTCCTCATAAGCTATAGAACGCAGGGCGACGGTCTTCAAAGAGGTCGTTCAGCGCCGTTACCGCCTTGTTTTTTGCCTTCCGGGGATCGATATCGGCATAGATGATTTCGTTTGCTCCCTTTTCGCTTCCTTGCGCGCGGGCGAGAAGCGATCCGTCGCAGGAGACGATTTGGCTTGCACCGGTATAGGAAAGCTCTCCCGCCGCTCCTTTCTCTCGCCCTGTCCTGTTTGCCAAAAGCCAGAAGACCCGGTTCTCCAGTGCCCTGACACGACTTGTAAGCTGGCCGTACTCCGGAAGCACCAGGTTGGAGGGATGGCAGATGATCTGTGCTCCCTTTAGGGCCAGGGTCCGTGCCGCTTCGGGGAACATATGGTCGAAACAGATCAGAAGCCCGATCTTTACCCCGTCGACGTCGATCAGGGCGAAGGGGGCCTCGCCGGACTGAAAGAACTCCTTCTCCTTATAAAAGAGATGGACCTTGCGGTAGCTTCCCTCAAGCCCCTGTGGACCAACCATAATGGCGCTGTTGTAGAGTTTCCCGCCGGAAGCCTCGGGAATACCGACGACATATCGGGCACCGGTTTTCTTTGCAAGAGATGTGAGAGCCTCAGCTGTTTTTCCCTCCGCCTCTTCGGCAAGAGAGAGCAGCTGCTTTGGGGATGCAAAGTTATAACCGCTGACGGCGAGCTCGGGCAGCACCACAAGCTCTGCATCGATGGACGCTAAAAGCTCGACCATCCGTTTGCGGTTTTCTTCCGCCTCTCCCAGGCGGGGTTCAAACTGGCAGATGGCCACCTTCATCAGCGGTAAGCCTTCTCGTAGATCGCAATGACATCCTGCGTGTTCAGCGGGGCTCTGTCCATTTCAAAGAGTCCTCCCATGGTGTTACGGGCATTTTGTGCATACGCAGGGATCTGGGCCTTCTCAAGGCCGTAGTCGGACATCTTTAGTTCATCGACTCCACACGCCCTTTGGAGTTTTTCCAGGGCCGTGACCATCAACATGGCACGATCAGCCTCTGGTACTGCGGAGGTCTCCTCTCCCATGGCCTCGGCAAGCGTTGCAAGCCGCTGGGGGACTACCGATGCAAAGTGGGTGAAGTAGGCCTTGCTAAGCATGATAAGCCCGGCCCCGTGGGGGAGTTCGGGCTTAAAGGCGCTTAGCGCATGCTCCATGCTGTGCTCCGAGGTACAACTTGAGGTAGATTCCACCATCCCCGAAAGGGTGTTGGCCAGGGCAACCTTACTTCTTGCCTCGATGTCGTTTCCATCCGCAACGACCCTGGGGAGGTATCGGCTGACCAGTCGTACGCTTTCAAGGGCGTAGAGGTCGCTGATAGGCGTGGCAATATTGGCGATATACCCCTCTGCTGCATGAAAGAAGGCATCGAAGCCCTGGTAGGCGGTCAGTTTTGGCGGGACCGAAAGCATAAGTTCGGGATCGACGATGGAGAGGGTGGGGAAGGTGTCGGGGGTGCCGAAACCGATTTTTTCATTTTTATCCTGGTTGGTGATAACGGTCCAGGGATCTGCCTCGGTACCGGTGCCTGCGGTGGTCGTTATCGCAACAATGGGCAGCACTGCTTCGGTAACCGGCTTTCCCTTACCACTGCCGCCGTTGATGTAATCCCAGTAGTCTCCAGGATTATTCACCATGACGGCGATACTCTTTGCCGAGTCGATGCTGCTTCCTCCTCCCAGACCAAGGACAAAGTCGCAACCCTCTTGCCTTGCCAGAGCCGCTCCCTCCATGACGTGGGAAAGAATCGGGTTGGGCAGAATTTTATCAAAGATAACCGAATCGATTCCCTGCTTTTTCAGAAGAGCCGCCGTCCTGTCGAGGTAGCCATGGCGCTTCATTGAACCGCCGGCCGAAACAACGATGAGCGCCTTTTTTCCCGGCAGTTTTTCACGTCCGAGACTTTCGAGCGATCCAGGACCGAACTGAATTTGGGTAGGAATATAGGTGGAAAACTGTTCCATAGGTACCATCCTTATCACTATAGATAGTTCAATAATACTATTGTTATAGGGATGCGGCAAATAGCTTTCCTGTGGGTATGTTCTATAGGGTTTGTTTTTAGTAGTGTTCGGAATCCTGGTGGTTTCATGCCGTCTTTCCCGGAAAAATCCTTAGGTTTCCAGGATTGCTTGATCGTATCTCCCTATACTCTGTAATTGGCGGCAACAAAAAAAATTGAGAGGCTTTGACCACCAGGATTCCGGACACTATATTTGTTTTTGGATAGTGCCGTGCGGCCATAGCCCCTGTGGCCGCAAACAGGAATCTTTCGATAGCGGCCGGACACAGAAACACATGGTACCAACGATATGCTTGCTATACTGTAAAAAAGCCTTTCGGTCTATTCTTATCTCTCAAGGGCTCCGATATCCGGCTTTCCTACCCGTGCATCTCCCTTAAAATCGACTTCCAGAGCTGGCTCTCCCATATATCCCTCCCCGATGGCGATACTCCCGGCCTTCAGAGTTCCCGGAATTTTACCTCTGTCAATATAATCCTGGATATCTCCTGTGATCTCCTCGTAGGGAAGATCTGCGACATTGTATCCTGCTTCGTTTTCCAGTGTTCTATCGGAACGTCCATTGTAGTAGATATTCTTATAGACTACTCCCTTTCCCTGGTTAAAAATGGTCGCACTTGTCATACTATTGTTATAAAATTGCGCACCAGGACGCTTTGCTCCTACATCCCATGTCTGAACATAATAATGGGGGCTGCGAGGGTCATCAAATCCAGTTCCGAAACTACGTCCCAGGTGGCTGGTCCACTGATCGTTCGGGGTATATACAACGGTGTTATTTCGAAATATGTTATTGCCTTCAAATTCGGCACCCATAACGAATAAATTACCATTGCTGGGGGCAAAGATATTGTTTTCCCACACAAAGTTAGCATAATAGCCACCTGCAGTATTCGCATTGATCATCACATCCATGGATTCGGTGTGGTAGAAGAGATTGCCTCGGACCGTCACATTCTTTGTATCATGAGCGTATGTTTCGGATGCGTTGATCATGTACATATGGATACAGTCTACATGCTTGCCGTAGGGAAGTGCTGGCTGTCCATCGATGTCGCCAATCCCATCATCTAAATCGTGAATAACGTTTCCCTCAATTAACCAGTTTGTTCCTCCGTGAATCTGAATCCCGTCTTGCATGTTGTGGTGAATATGGTTGTTCTTGATGACAAGATCATTTGCCATGCCGGTGACGCCCAATCCCGTGTTGGTAATTTCATTATTGTATACCGTTACATAGCGGGTGCAAGAAGCGCGTACCCCTGCCGTCCCCATGAAATCCGCTTTTTCATCATTATTTAGGGAAGAAAAGTCTTTGCTTTGTGTTATCAGACAGTTGCGTATATCTGCATAACGGCTGCCAAGGACTGTTATAGCTTCTGCCTGAACTCCGTCGATTCTCAATCGAAGGTTGCTGTTGCCATTTTGGGCAAAGGGGATTGAAAACCACCCTCCATCGTTTGTCTTGGTCCCAAGGGTTACCATTCCCAATTTTGCTTGGTGCAGGTTCACCGCCTTTATGGTGACCCATTCGGGAAAAACCTCATCGATAGGTGTGCATTTATTATTTCCCTCATAGTAGGTAGCCCCGAATTTCAGATCGCCATACTCTCCGTCTTCCAGTAAAAGAAGCTCACCGCCATGCATCTGGGAAAGGGCATAGGAGAGGCTGGCAAATGGCGACGATTTAGAACCGCTGTTTTGATCGGAACCGCTTGACGGGTCTACGAAGTACGTTGTGCCTGAGGATTCATAGGTTTCGATTTCCGGGTCATAGGAACTCCCATAGCATGAAGATCTATTGGAGCCGTCGGAGTCGGATGCTGATGAAAATAATAGATTACAGGAAGCTAAAATCA
Coding sequences:
- a CDS encoding ribose-phosphate diphosphokinase; the encoded protein is MQNVVIVGTVADNPVVEDVAHHLQQHEDYSDLISLKSFVNTEFCPRFIISDRSNDQPGRQLEGKAVVIISTNYGSSSRDELAMRTLLIARAARDNGADKVILLEPDLFYSAQDRGPRREHGYTAFVRNEEDYQKFDGQPFSARLYADLLKAAGVDEIVTVHNHSVSVQAIFMDRFEGRFHNLLPDDLYADYISDSDVVSQKGMVLCAPDKGALDFVRRVKKSVGRDDVPLVFLDKCRKDERCVEIDLSPESEIALSDLAGRDIVIIDDMVRTGNTIIEACRLLKSAGPNRIVFFVTHFYSSRECRSNLNDSVLDEIVTTSTIPEILNRDVQGRLRHKMVVLQLSRWISNYLLRIIQPDSTPLPPPFYNEDMSSKNPRWKGHMGPLFSVR
- a CDS encoding MATE family efflux transporter, encoding MDRSKMMGTGSIPRLLLNFSLPAIAGMMVQATYNIVDRIYIGNGIGPMGIAGATVGFPVMLVIMAFGMLIGIGGASALSIALGKNDREFARKILGNSFTLLIIVSLLLMVLGLIFLDPMLKLFGASEQSLPYARDYLSVILLGVLVNQIGFGLNNFIRGEGNPRAAMITMLIGAGINIILDPVFIFVLDMGIRGAAIATVISQFVSSLWVLSYFFGPKSVLSITLAGMRLDRTTVLRIFGLGSAPFVMQLTSSVFNMILNNQLQRYGGDLAISSMGIIYSILMFIMMPIFGLNQGAQPLIGYNYGARSFARVRHTIWLAIFAATAITSLGFCLAQLFPSKLIAFFAPGNDNLLAMAVPAIRKFFLMLPLVGFQVVSSNYFQATGQPQKAMILSMSRQVLFLIPLIVFLPSFLGLNGIWFAPPISDFLAAMVTGFFFLRDLALLKKEPLFTEAQNG
- a CDS encoding orotate phosphoribosyltransferase is translated as MNSRHKAHEYAVALAEASLTIGAIRLSPEKPFLWASGYHMPIYNDNRMLLSSWESRNLVASAFRLMLEEEDGFDIIAGTATAGIPHATTLADLLRLPLVYVRSSSKGHGMGNRIEGIASPDDLAAKRLVLVEDLISTGGSSIAALNALRECGAEVPLCLAIFSYGLDKAADAFSTLDPACRCHPILDYNTLIDVARRRGDIDSEEEKQLRSWRSDPFGWGEKNGFPPKKGE
- a CDS encoding dihydroorotase — its product is MIIDPHVHLRDWEQIDKESLYHGMESAMLCGVSALFDMPNCQPPLIDEYHIRRRLSDAAGAAEMLSARTGKSAPFYALYGGLTSDGDQVAEMVALWRELFPRLIGMKLFAGRSTGSLAVVEKERQEAIWKRLARESYKGLVAVHCEKEGLFSPELWDPAKPSTHSLARPEEAEVASVADQIASARLAGFSGTLHICHISSPEALHLVEEARKASAAGELSFRITCGATPHHLLLDSSLVPEGEEGLLFKVNPPLRSPESRSVLWNALVNGRIDWIESDHAPHRIDDKRKGFASGLPSLVAWPLLIREMRRVGTTEEKIEMLTAGNAIRCFGLESGELSDYSKESAGPDDAAIHALCGRYEANAWSRYLTF
- the pyrF gene encoding orotidine-5'-phosphate decarboxylase, encoding MYIESLRTSAQKQGNIVCLGLDPLPEHFPFEELPPAQRVIKTFETLFDRMITRSLYPAAFKPNIGYYHRLDRPREGNFSGSKTLAQVLTMIEEAFPGVPVILDAKRGDIASSSANYAQEAFACWKADAVTVAPYMGSDSTGPFVSWCEKGKGVYILNRTSNPSGAELQNLELRDDAGGLAPLYMTVARAIAESAARFPGCGAVVGATNPQELGRLSAFYASKQVPLLIPGVGGQGGSAGVTVRTLSQSGYPIDLARINSSSGITHPWVKQKLAPPPDWDRLSTDALARLIEEISREF
- a CDS encoding dihydroorotate dehydrogenase, producing the protein MSSEKDRFGLSWPKDAGSRREALRSRLGCGEGRFGGFATVSGILSTRPEMIRELDRRIPGLVMITTKSYQLVPNPGNREPIIVETSAGSFGNAVGLRNPGMEKALEELIRLRSSWKMRALLNVSLSGSSPEEFVRLAEGFSPVADTLELNFSCPHAAPGYGMSIGVDPELVERYVKAIREVTDLPLLPKLTPNTEDIGAVAEAAMRAGADGLVAVNTFGPELYIEKHSGKPILMNIHGGKGGKSGRWIHREAVEKVRSIREQVGADPLIIGMGGVEDATGVIAMREAGADVVGIGSAFAMVRPEDWEGWFEELAPSDGAEKNGRTAVPRIEKPQMVYRPYRIRSARSGIGGLRRITLDGRVPFEAGQFVFLWIPGVGEKPFSVALSDPLTFLVRERGEMTRALCALEAGDTLYMRGMYGSGARLPATRRAWILAGGTGLAVVPTLASALSGRGSKLSIFMALSDREAAAGTMRDADTLFSKELSALGSYQVVQDDGVIGRAVKVFAGELAAEGSAAESALYVIGPAPFMEAAAATGRAAGIPADRISLSIETSTRCGVGLCGECVCAGKLTCREGTFFTLTELEVRGVKPGDFSDDH
- a CDS encoding glycosyltransferase family 4 protein encodes the protein MAKQVPDTFRVAIICGKLGDVDGVSLEVDKWIDVLLAQGHEIYTFAGFYPKPLSSIPEERQFVVSDLRFGSEDQLEYENWFFPHLRSGPFRLSDDRKERLLEKLEDQGNRLANELFGMIQRYGIDVIIAQNTNAMPMALLAGMAVYKLSTERRVATIFHHHDFWWERSRFSHNHIEELLGMIMPPAEPGLEHVVLSSYAEHILRSFKRVHPRVIPNCEDFEHPPKKDDYNGHFRAELGFSDDDILIIQPTRIVRRKRIEDSVELVGRFLLRYPELASRVRFVISLYQGDEPDQDYIGQIRSMCKDRKIDLRLISDRVAAQRGNDEQGRMMFTNRDVLVNADLVTYLPVWEGFGNALLEAVAAKVPIVTTTYLVYKTDIKIAGFDNIEIRDIYDEENRLIIPDSAVEEMHRLLQDGERRARMVEHNFEVGAREFGLASLRRLLRETFDDYGDEIRASRKRIEKSRREYPV